One Leptolyngbya sp. 'hensonii' genomic region harbors:
- a CDS encoding NUDIX domain-containing protein: MKDASFGIVPIRRQGDIHLFLLIQHHAGHWGFPKGHAEPGESPLEAACREFEEETGIREYKLLGDTSFSEHYAFAKKQQTIEKTVLYFMALVESTQVSFQAEEIRSYTWATFEEALKLITFSGSKQVLRQTEEHLQMLHASP, translated from the coding sequence ATGAAAGACGCATCCTTTGGTATTGTCCCCATTCGGCGTCAAGGCGACATCCATTTATTCCTGCTTATTCAGCACCATGCAGGCCATTGGGGTTTCCCAAAGGGGCATGCTGAACCCGGTGAGTCTCCCCTGGAGGCCGCCTGTCGGGAATTTGAAGAAGAAACGGGGATTCGAGAGTACAAACTCCTCGGGGATACGTCTTTCTCCGAGCATTATGCTTTTGCCAAGAAACAGCAAACAATCGAAAAAACCGTGCTCTATTTTATGGCGCTGGTGGAATCGACCCAGGTGTCATTTCAGGCGGAAGAAATTCGCAGTTATACCTGGGCTACTTTTGAGGAGGCCCTGAAGCTAATTACCTTCAGTGGGAGTAAGCAGGTTCTGCGTCAGACTGAGGAGCATCTGCAAATGTTACATGCCTCCCCTTAA